agactTATACAACTTTGAGCAACAAATAATACACCAACaattatgattaatattttgatctaattatataaaatataaaacaaaataaaagacttaccaattcaaataacaaaatttgaacCATTCACTCTTAAATCTTTCGCATAGTATAGTAAAAgcaatgataaataaaattaattattatttttatatttcctTGTGTTCGTTTAATTCTcaccataattattaaattaattattatttttatatttcctTTGTTCTTTTAATTCTCACcataattatctatatatatatataatgatgcttaatttttaaagtgtccggattgttgggtcgagagctttggttaatttggatatatgtgggagtaaatggatacttgggtcggattatgggttggcccgcccaaaaacttaaaacggttaaaaataaaattaaaaatgctataggtatggttcgaacttgcaacttaacaaaataaatacaacattttaaccaactaggctaataacactttatattttaaattcaacccaaaatttaataaacgcgtgatattttaacaatataagttcaactttttaactaactaatctatatacatatatatataatgatgcttaatttttaaagtgtccggattgccgggtcgagagctgtggttaatttggatatatgtgagagtaaatggatacttgggtcggattgtgggttgatccgcccataaacttaaaacggttaaaaataaaattaaaaatgctataggaaTGTTtagaacttgcaacctaacaaaacaagtacaaccttttaaccaattaggctaataacattttataatttaaattcaacccaaaatttgataaacgcgtgacattttaacaatataagttcaactttttaactaactaatatatatatataatgatacttaattttttaagtgtccggattgccgggtcgagagctgtagttaatttggatatatgtgagagtaaatggatacttgggtcggattgtgggttgacccgcccataaaaattttatcgtaatatttttttcacggttttttatattattactcgtgcaaatgcacgggatacatgatAGTTATTAAAGTGACAGAAAGACAGAGTATTGAGAATCCTCGTACTTTCTGAAATTCTCATTAGAAGGTTATTTCATTCCCCGTTTTTGACTTATAGACATTAGCAAGTTGATATTTTTGTCTTATTCGAATAAGTGAGAAGAcactattataaataatatggtGAACCTTGGACtagttatgaataaaaatagataaCGAGAATTTAGTGTTAAATAATCTGACAAAATATGTGGGTAAATTTGAAATCTAATAAGAGAgtgaaatttcattttttttaattcacttACGTTATCATTTCGGACACCATTTATGACAccaaatttatgttatttatcatactcaattattatatatattaataaaaaaattatatattatttcaaattctCATATTAACATGAAAggtaaagaaaagaaaatttaatgttttcaattaataattataaaagtattgTCTTTAATAAGCgagtatttaatatataacttttttttttatttactgtTTATATCAAGACAAAAAGAAAGTTACTTCTTTTAGAATTTGTtcaacaaaaatcaaatttcattcaaaatataGAGATCTCAAAGAAATTATTAAAGTAAGAAGGTAATATACAATAAGATAGTAATAGTATCCCATACTTATATCCATTCAACCAAATCGAAATGAGCAAAAACAATTGAACATGAACTAATAAAGTATTACAAAACCTATGACATATCATCAAACACTCCGAAACAAAAGCCAGATTGACGATGTAATCAAAATGTTAGGTCAAACATCAAAGGGCACATATATGATGTACGTGAGCATTTGAgtcaaatcatcaaaatcttGAAACCCGTGGAACAAAGTAGTTAATTGAAGGCtgattcaaaatcaaatcaatGAAAGTCctacaaaaacaacaaaaagccacaaaaaaaaatatggaagGTCATTAAAACCACCTTCAAGTCTCTGGTTATTTTATTGCGCACAAAAAGATCGATTCCGACccaaaattgaaattaaaaaattgacccaaactgaaatttaaattaaataaccgAACTGATCAGTTCCTTCGGGTACCCGACCTGCCATGCCTATTACtaaccaaattaaataaatgtaacaaGTAAGCCTCCACAATAACTAATGAATTAGGATGAATAAGATTGAATCAAACAAAGGTCATAAGAAATGTCACCTAATTTTTTAGCGATTCCAAAATGATGAGCACCTAGTCCAAATAGTACTTTGACTTTGACATAGCCAATGAACCAATCAGATTAATGCACACGATAATATCATATCCCTCTTTATCTTATACTACTTACAACAAAAATTACACAAACTAAACTATTCTCTAAATTTCTTCACCCTTCCTGATCTGACAAATCCGAAGGATCTTCAAGTTCGCCCGTCTGGGCTGATGCAAAAGAATCCGAGTAATCCTCGCTCGATAGAGAAGAAGGAGAACCCTCCTCCGAATCCGACATCATATGCCCCTCTtccacctcctcctcctcctcctcctcccccTCTTGAATAATCAAGTGATCTTCATCAATTTCTGAAGTTTCTGAACCAGAACCACCATGTAACAGCTTGTTTATTGCATTCTTAGCTGTTTCCCCAAACCATTCATCCTCAGGAAGTGAACTAAAAAACAGAACAATCagacacatatatatatataataactgaaAACATGAATGATCTATTATTTAATACCTCTGTGGGTCGATGCCTCTGTCCGCAAATGTCCTGATCGCACGAGCAATGATGGCTGAAGCCAGTTGATGGATGTGCCGTGAAGGGTATCCAGCATATCGTGCTATTTCAACTGTGAAGTGCATATCCAGAATCAGCTGCAAGTACAAAGCCAAACAATAATCTTAGaagggatttttttttttaaaatcaatgcAAGTTGATTAAGCAAATTGATCTTCTCTCCTTTCAATAAGGATATAAtgtgaaaattataataattaaggagaagaactaattaaataatcatatataataataccaAAGGAGATTGagaataatgatataaaatatataaaaatgaaaatagtaataaagaaaaaataaatcaacttCATATAAACATTTTACTGTAAGtacaaaaacattattatatccCTATAAAACTTATGAAGAGGTAATATGTATGACAAAGAAAACAGCTAGTGATGTTTAATTGTGTATTGTCTCTATATATCTTCAGCTTTCTAAACAGAGCTATACAATATAGTTCATCACTTCTACATTCATCGGCATCATTTCTGCACACAGTTCTTCGTTTATTTTTAAGGAAGAAGAAATGCAAAAGGTCGAGAGAAGGCAAATACCTGTTGCAACCCTATAGGCTGAAGCCGAGTGGATTCATCCTCCAACACACCCCAGAACTCCTGTTCGTTAGAAAGCCACATTACAACTGTCTCGGTCAGCCTTGCTAGCAAAATTTTCtgtattttttcttttccaGGCAAAACGTCTCCAGCTACTGTTGCCAATTGTTGCAGTTTCCCAAACAATGCCTATCATCACAGCTTGATATGTCATTTGACTAtcacaaagaaataaaaataatataatgcgTATCtgcacttaaaaaaaaaaattaagtaactGCATGCTGTTCAGGAACTATAGTGGTTGAAGGTCTAAGGGATGCTAACCAATATTTTTAGTGCATATTAGGCTTTATcttatctttttttctttctaaactACGTTTATTCCCTAGAGGAAGCGGACACTACCCCCCAGTGGAAATAAAACTTGAGACCTTTAGTCTCTTAGACAAGACTCTCTCCACTTGAGCTATCTTTTTTATATTCAGAAGCTAATAGAGatacaaaacaaaatagaaGCACATGCCCATCCAACAAGAATTATTATATCTTAGGAAATATTGAGCATCATAAGAAGGGTAATAACACCTGGAATGGTAGAGAGGGTAGAGGGTCTGAATTCCAAAATAGATTTTCTTTATCTCCCTTTTTCTCAATTAGATAAATTTGTGCATCTAGCCGTGTTCTTCCATCTCTGGAGTATATGAAATTCAAAACGTATTGTCTACAGAAGTGATCGCGGAGTTTGTCTAATGAATGTTGAAGATGGCGCCTCCAGTCCTTAAGTTCCGTAGTGTTTGTAGTAGATCCAATATTTTCAGTAGCAACTTCTCCTTTTTCATTCAATGCACTCCAAATTCTGGATACAACCATAGGCAATAATTCCTCAGCAACAGTGAAAGCTGTACCCAATAGAGCAAGCTGCTCAGCATCTGTTTCAGCTCTAAAAGGTGAAATCTCTTTCAACTCTAATAGGTTCTCATCTTCAGAGGGACCAGCTAAAGCCTTAATTAAGGCATCCACATATTTATCAAAAAGCTGTGAGATTCTCGTCAATATGTTTCCTCCAAAGTGCAAAATGACTTGAGGAGTTAGCTGCTCCACCAATTCCTGAAAGGAAACAAAACTATCAAAAGAAATTACTCCAGTACAAACCAAAGAGTAAGTAATGGGTGAAAAATATGAACTTTACCTTGACAGTAAAAATAAACCTCATTCCACTGTCGATTGTCGAATTACCAGATGATAAAGCAAAAGACGACAATGAATAGGCAAAGCGAGGTGACAATGACAAGCTTTCAGGATCTTCGGTCGAATCGAAGGTTAGAACGGTTTTCCTAGCCCGcctaaaatttaattcaaagatTTCCTCAATATATGATTTGAAAAGGACCAGAAGTAACTCTGACAACTTTATTCCTTGTGATTCCAATGTGGAACAATGTGTAAGGCTAGCCTGAATGCAGATGCTAGCAGCGCGCAAGGCATAAACTGTTTCGGACAAAGGTGCATTCTCTTTAACCAATCGTACAAGTGCTTCAATTTCACATTCTGCCCATCGAATTACTTTGTTACTGTATATGGGATTGTTTCCAAAAATTTCAGCAGATTCTTTTGCCAACAATGATATTCTAGAGAATATGAGATTAGATAATGTGGCTGAATATGTTTCTGGGTAACTGGAACATAGTGGAAGAAACTCCTCAATGCTTTTCTGCAAGGATGAAACATAAGTTTGCAGCAGAAACTGATGGGCCATTGAGCCTTTTCCAAGCTTAAGCAAACCACAAAGGGCTTTCTTCTTCTCAGATCTACCAACCATAGGCTGCTCAATGATCCCGACCAATTGGTTTTCCAGGATTTCCTTCCTTTTCAGAAAAGCAGGTTTATAACCGGACTCAACTGATGAAGCATCTACCAAGATTTTCAACTGAGGATGACTTTTCTCTTCAGCATCCAATGCTTCAATAGCTTCAAATACTTTATGCTCAGCCAAGAGAACATCAATATTCTCCAAAAATATCACATCATAATCTTGACcttcatttgacaaggtatcgTCAACATTAGAGTTTTCAACATGTTTATCGTCCTGAAGGAGAGAATTCCACTGATCCAATTCATGGCATACTCCAGTCATCAAATCCTGGACAAGAATTCCTTGACCAGATATATGCTTCCGTAGTTCATTCAACTCGTGCTCTGTTTCTACAACTTCTTCTGATAGTCTACAGAAAGACAAAAAATTGAGTCATGTGTGAATATTTACAATCAACTAAAACATGGAAAATGTAACAACATGAAGATTTAACAGAAGACTTGACAAAGACAACCTTGATTGATATACATGAACACTtgtatcatatattttttctacaAATAGCTACAGAAAGAGTAAGTAGAGAAGTtgttatttgaaagtgttaTAGATGCTTGCTAAAGCTTTACTAAACTTGAAGATATTATTCTAACTGTTAGTATTATTCTCATTACCCTGCTGCCATTCACATCCACTTCGCAAAACTCTATTGCTATACTCTTATGTTTTAGTGCCGCATTATTTGGCCCCTCTCAGATGTGGCACCACATATCCCTTATATTTTGAAAGATTGTATAGTTACACTGTCTTTGAACAGGTTCCGATCATTGCTGAACATATTTTTACATAAGAGTCATTTATTAAGCGGTTTCCCTTCTCTTCTATTGTGCTTATTACAACTGATCTCTTCTTAATACAATCAAGGACATCAATTTACCTCAAGAAAGCCAAGTACTTTGTGCGTGAATTACCACATAAATTCTCCACCGCATCTTTTAAATCCAGAAGATCAAAGCACAGCTTTCTGATTTCCTACATTAACAGAAAAGGTCCAATACACATGTCAAAGACAAAAACAATAACCCAATCTACATATAtgtgttaatataaataaagtgcATCCTTTATTAAAGCGGAAACCATTAACATAAAGAAGAAACCAACACTTGAGAACATAGATCCAggataatattaagaaaataataaaatcaagaaGAAATGTAGTTGGCATAAGCACCTAAAGGTAGCATTATAAGTATTTTGCTAATTTCTACCTTAAACCATGTTTCCTGGTTTAATAATCAGCATGTTTGCACTAAATCCAccacagaaaaaaaaaaaaaacccaactTCAGGAAAGCGAATCGAAGCTCGTAAACAACAAAATAGTAAGAGGATTCAGCATAAAGGATAGAGAAAATGGAAAAAGAGATCATTTTACCTTCTCAGTCTTGGACTGATATATAGAGTCAATTTTGGCTTGAGGAGTTACGGATTCAATCGCAGGGAAATCGTCTTCATCTTCACTGCTCTCCATTAGTTAGATTAAAGTGTTTCACCTTGTATATACTTGCTCCAAACCGAATATTCTCAGGTCCGAAGATCAAACCCTCAGCCGGAGAAGCGCCTGCGGACTATCACTGAGCCTAAACAATAAAAGAGAAACAGCAGTCTCAGCTTATAATAagaaatttaactttttaaatcatttcgatttttaaaatcttcacttaaatgttattttaattttttacctttattaaaagtttaaaaccATATGCCAAAATGGAATCAATCTATGCCAAAActataaaataagattaaaattaaattaaacatacaTATTCATCATTTATTAACCGAATACTTGGGTTTTTTAAACTaaatctcattatttttttatttattaaaataacaaatactctttatttaaaattaatttaacatttaaaattaataaaaataaatacattttgatatttaatcaaaaaaatacctttttttttattttattctaacaTCTATTTCtatgaaaaatttaaaaaataaacccaCCAACATGAGAAAACCTAATATTATCTTCCactgattttttatatattaagaattacTTTACCATTTGaactatcttttattttatattataatttaatatatataagggaGATACCTATctcctttataaaaaaaacttttttatttctctaatttttttaacaaatatttcaatatatattatatatattttgaagaacTAAACTAATCCTAATATACACATATTTTAGCGGGCACATGGACTAAATAATGAAGGAtgtatattcttttataaaaaaaaaaaaaaaaaaaaaaaaaaaatacatttcacCCTTATTATAATGGggaatttgacgaaatgaccctcaAAAGACTACTTACTCTAAAATCAACCTAGGTCTAATAATTTTTGCAaaaattgttggaattttaaactaattcataaattccattaatgaatggaaatgagaatttgggtaaataaaatcaaatgaaattcaaacgtgaattaaagtaaaatttgatccaaataattaaattattttgttaatgatgtaattaacatttaatggcttgaaaaacaattatcaaattaaatatgtttaattttgttaattgtcattgtaaccttcatgatattattgctatcaatttattagcaagaaaatcatgtaacgtgTATTTTCTATTGAAGAGAAAATACAAAGGGCAATGAAGAGACAATCAAGGTAAGCCgttggatcaaagattaatggttgattttatttttatgaaagtttaacttttcaacaatataaaacccctcatctttaatctcaaattttttacattatcttatattttttctcacactagaattccaaaagtcttcttcatgttttgtgagtgttcttcgagttctttgttcgatttttccgttgaaacccggtgatagttcaggtactttatcaagctcgttgtgtagtgatttcggtgctgaatcactactagattcgttgtaccctgggagacagccatctgtgataagctctagcacatggggagacagtggaactgttttaagggaaatgtgctaagcacatgcctcgaatcaacaatttattcggtgatattgtttttcatatattttatttatttcatctatttgtaacataatttatatatatatatttctgttatttttcaagacaagaatactaacaatcttaaaacagattcatgtgctaagttatttagtagcttttgccgtcgaaaatctttgtctttgatgtttcagaaatacgagtcacGATGTTGCAAAAGAGATGATGGCTCATTTCGACAAGTTGAAATTATTCATCTTAATAACAAGAAGAATCGactaataaagataagtctttattatacacgtataatgttaatttttaatatttttcttgtattattaaaagcttaattttataagttgatatatgtttgacatataaattttctcaagaaaaaaattgtatattcaatatacaaatgttatcttgaaaataatttagaaaataataatttgttttccttttcattaaaagtttgagagttactagaattattattattaataaatgaaaaggtaaCTAAAAGgttaacttataattttcaaaataaaatgaaatttgtggttatatttaatagtaattaaaattaattataattgaaacatatggtttcagttttaaaataattaattataatatatgtacattcttaaattaattaagcgtgataattaataagaatgtgatatgttgattattaacgaaatatagtctatttatatatgtacatataaattgtcttatatatttaccgtttgattatgatactaagttatcaattttgtttgacagagtttaagtcaaaaataagagaaaaataagtttctCTGAAGAGAAGACAAAAGTTAGTAAACAGTAATATAACAATAAAAGGGCGTATTGGCACAGTGGTTCAAAATTCAGACGCAAGGGTGTGAAGAGGCGAAAGGTCCCTAGTTCAAATCCCATTtagccaatgatttctttgatggaaccattcaaatttcttttatagaaattattagatgaatggagccaatgatttctttcataagaaatctgatgtgttataaaatgacactagtcgtttatgttgaaaccattccaatttcttgtgtagaaattatgagatgaatggatagtcaataatttcttgatagaaatcagactagttattgaaaccattccaatttcttgtatagaaattatgagatgaatggatagtcaataatttcttgatagaaatcagactagttaaaatgactttagtcattgatgttgaaaccattcaaatttcttgtgtagaaattatgaaataaattgagtatagaaattttaatttcttaagattaaataagttgtttgtgttagaacttattctaatcatgcattgaAAGAGACAATTATGTAAGTCGAAATATTTTCGCAAGAATTATCTCGGTGATTTGTCACGTGGATTATCGTTCATAACACGATAATGTAATTacttcgattaagacatgaggtacatttgtagttattttttaattgattatattgctatttgattatttatatatatcatgcatattagctaataatatgatgattcatgttctttcataataagtatgattatctagaaatttatatatatatataaattaagatttattttctatctatttttattttaatagataattttgaaatttgtcacatgtgttctttgattgacaaagatttgttatagaatattaaaggtcacctaattaattaagaaataaataattgatgacatgaatatttatttatataattagttagttttatatttgattaaagataaatgatcaacattctaattaagtgtaataattaatattttaattatttatcatgtatttttaatgataaatgaagttgtatatatatttatttaataatatatatgacatattatttatctgattacgtttctatgttattgactatatatattatagttgttttgtcattgtggtgactaaaatgaaag
This is a stretch of genomic DNA from Impatiens glandulifera chromosome 4, dImpGla2.1, whole genome shotgun sequence. It encodes these proteins:
- the LOC124933929 gene encoding exocyst complex component EXO84C, which gives rise to MESSEDEDDFPAIESVTPQAKIDSIYQSKTEKEIRKLCFDLLDLKDAVENLCGNSRTKYLAFLRLSEEVVETEHELNELRKHISGQGILVQDLMTGVCHELDQWNSLLQDDKHVENSNVDDTLSNEGQDYDVIFLENIDVLLAEHKVFEAIEALDAEEKSHPQLKILVDASSVESGYKPAFLKRKEILENQLVGIIEQPMVGRSEKKKALCGLLKLGKGSMAHQFLLQTYVSSLQKSIEEFLPLCSSYPETYSATLSNLIFSRISLLAKESAEIFGNNPIYSNKVIRWAECEIEALVRLVKENAPLSETVYALRAASICIQASLTHCSTLESQGIKLSELLLVLFKSYIEEIFELNFRRARKTVLTFDSTEDPESLSLSPRFAYSLSSFALSSGNSTIDSGMRFIFTVKELVEQLTPQVILHFGGNILTRISQLFDKYVDALIKALAGPSEDENLLELKEISPFRAETDAEQLALLGTAFTVAEELLPMVVSRIWSALNEKGEVATENIGSTTNTTELKDWRRHLQHSLDKLRDHFCRQYVLNFIYSRDGRTRLDAQIYLIEKKGDKENLFWNSDPLPSLPFQALFGKLQQLATVAGDVLPGKEKIQKILLARLTETVVMWLSNEQEFWGVLEDESTRLQPIGLQQLILDMHFTVEIARYAGYPSRHIHQLASAIIARAIRTFADRGIDPQSSLPEDEWFGETAKNAINKLLHGGSGSETSEIDEDHLIIQEGEEEEEEEVEEGHMMSDSEEGSPSSLSSEDYSDSFASAQTGELEDPSDLSDQEG